The Paenibacillus sp. RUD330 genome has a segment encoding these proteins:
- a CDS encoding sugar ABC transporter substrate-binding protein, producing the protein MKTKTASAAIAAVMLAGTALAGCSSGGSDSADGGKVTLSVWAMGDSSKPMEQMAAAFTKENPNVTVKVQAIPWGSAHDKLLTAVASKKGPDVLQMGTTWMPEFAAAGALADLTADLGSYPELAADNFFKGTVTSTQFDGKTVGVPWLAETRILFYRTDVLKSVGYDHAPKTWDELLDASKKLTERGKDKYGIGFDPKEPTLSFMFARQNGAKLIEGNKAQFDQPQYRDTVAYLDSFFKNGYAPIDLGLDTSQTFGGDGMVPMFISGPWMIKTIKDQIPDIDGKWATAVLPAKENNMSSLGGSNLTVFNFTDHKAEAMKFVSFLSKPENQLEWMKQTGELPANMKAWEDPQLSGDANMSVVGEQLKNAEPMPLVKAWDNISQNFVKTFEQIYRANGNIDAQLKDFNAQSQQLLDK; encoded by the coding sequence ATGAAAACGAAAACTGCAAGCGCCGCCATCGCGGCCGTCATGCTCGCAGGAACCGCTTTGGCGGGATGCTCTTCGGGCGGCAGCGACTCCGCTGACGGAGGCAAGGTCACTCTCTCCGTCTGGGCGATGGGAGACAGCAGCAAGCCGATGGAGCAGATGGCAGCCGCCTTCACCAAAGAAAATCCGAACGTCACGGTCAAGGTTCAGGCGATCCCTTGGGGCAGCGCCCATGACAAGCTGCTGACGGCGGTCGCTTCCAAGAAAGGTCCCGACGTGCTGCAGATGGGCACAACCTGGATGCCGGAGTTCGCTGCGGCTGGAGCTCTCGCCGATCTGACGGCCGACCTCGGCAGCTACCCCGAGCTTGCAGCGGACAATTTCTTCAAGGGCACCGTCACCTCCACCCAGTTCGACGGCAAAACCGTCGGCGTGCCCTGGCTGGCTGAAACGAGAATCCTGTTCTACCGCACCGATGTGCTGAAGTCCGTCGGCTACGACCACGCTCCGAAAACCTGGGATGAGCTGCTTGACGCCTCCAAGAAGCTGACCGAGCGGGGCAAGGACAAATACGGCATCGGGTTCGACCCGAAGGAGCCGACGCTCAGCTTCATGTTCGCCCGCCAGAACGGCGCCAAGCTGATCGAGGGCAACAAAGCGCAATTCGACCAGCCGCAATACCGCGACACGGTCGCTTACCTGGACAGCTTCTTCAAGAACGGATACGCTCCGATCGATCTCGGCCTCGATACGTCCCAGACGTTCGGCGGCGACGGCATGGTGCCGATGTTCATCAGCGGGCCTTGGATGATCAAGACGATCAAGGACCAGATTCCGGACATCGACGGCAAATGGGCGACGGCCGTTCTTCCCGCCAAGGAGAACAACATGAGCTCGCTCGGCGGCTCCAACCTGACCGTGTTCAACTTCACCGACCACAAGGCGGAAGCGATGAAGTTCGTCTCCTTCCTGAGCAAGCCGGAAAACCAGCTGGAATGGATGAAGCAGACCGGCGAGCTGCCGGCCAACATGAAGGCATGGGAAGATCCGCAGCTGAGCGGGGATGCCAACATGAGCGTCGTCGGCGAGCAGCTGAAAAACGCCGAGCCGATGCCGCTGGTCAAAGCCTGGGACAACATCTCCCAAAACTTCGTGAAAACCTTCGAGCAGATCTACCGCGCGAACGGAAATATCGATGCCCAGCTCAAAGACTTCAACGCGCAATCCCAGCAGCTGCTGGACAAATAA
- a CDS encoding sugar ABC transporter permease yields MKGPSRAAPYVFIGPTLILLAVFSLLPILVAVYISLTDMDLAGLANYSSIKFVGLQNYADVLGDPVFLLALRNTLFYVVIGVPLVIACSLGAALLINFGRSRAFKVFRVVYYLPSVTNVVAVAVVWSYLYNPGIGLFNYVLTSLGFGKVAWLTDPTIAKLSLILLALWRSIGLNMIIFIAALQGIDRSYYEAAQLDGASNWQQLTRITIPMMRFAIFFVSVTTMIGWLQFFEEPFVMTQGGPLNGTVSASLFIYQNGFQFSNFGYAAAGSFVLFFIIIAVTLLQLRLQRKQAEE; encoded by the coding sequence ATGAAAGGACCTTCAAGGGCTGCGCCGTACGTCTTCATCGGACCGACCCTCATCCTGCTAGCCGTGTTCTCCCTGCTGCCCATTCTCGTCGCGGTCTACATCAGCTTGACCGACATGGACCTGGCGGGGCTGGCCAACTACTCCAGCATCAAGTTCGTCGGCCTGCAGAATTATGCCGATGTGCTGGGCGATCCCGTCTTCCTGCTGGCGCTGCGCAACACGCTGTTCTACGTCGTCATCGGGGTGCCGCTCGTCATCGCCTGCTCGCTCGGAGCCGCCCTGCTGATCAACTTCGGACGCTCGCGCGCGTTCAAGGTATTCAGGGTCGTCTATTACCTGCCGTCCGTGACGAACGTCGTGGCCGTGGCCGTCGTCTGGAGCTATCTGTACAATCCGGGCATCGGCCTCTTCAATTACGTCCTGACGTCGCTCGGCTTCGGCAAGGTGGCCTGGCTGACCGACCCGACGATCGCCAAGCTGTCGCTCATCCTGCTGGCGCTGTGGCGCAGCATCGGCCTCAACATGATCATCTTCATCGCGGCGCTGCAGGGCATCGACCGCTCGTACTACGAGGCGGCGCAGCTGGACGGCGCCAGCAACTGGCAGCAGCTGACCCGGATTACGATTCCGATGATGCGCTTCGCCATCTTCTTCGTCAGCGTGACGACGATGATCGGCTGGCTGCAGTTCTTCGAAGAGCCTTTCGTCATGACCCAGGGCGGGCCGCTCAACGGCACCGTATCCGCGTCTCTGTTCATTTACCAGAACGGCTTCCAGTTCAGCAACTTCGGCTATGCCGCCGCCGGATCGTTCGTGCTCTTCTTCATCATCATCGCCGTCACCCTGCTCCAGCTGAGACTCCA